Proteins from a genomic interval of Bacteroidales bacterium:
- a CDS encoding 4-alpha-glucanotransferase: MNISFNIYYKTHFGQSLILEIRQPDTGSKSILKMNLIDAESGHWQADIVIPDSVKTVKYRYSIEDSNNSFKIEEWGDDRQVNVEGASNHVVFDSWRSASDPRYALFSKAIGETILSYNNRIAPKPNVTKKGIKVIFKIAISRIDSKHRVVITGSNRELGNWDIKQAVEMHNQNHPVWEAETFVNNKTQSIEYKYCIIDRKSKKTVFSEDGANRVVNIKVSECKALVININDEHFNYPTEPWKCAGVAIPVFSLRRKNGCGVGEFSDIKLLVDWALKTGMKIIQILPVNDTIATHTWMDSYPYSGISVYALHPIYINISLIGKLKAKVTQQIIDKQSQYLNGLERVDYEAVMRLKSRFFKQIYDEQKRAFLKEPEYIEFFEANKDWLKPYAAFSYLRDLFNTVDFLRWGKYSSFSPAIINEICDAQSAHFDDVAIHYFIQYHAHKQLLDAANYARKKGVALKGDIPIGIYRNSVDAWVSPELYNIDAQAGAPPDDFSVSGQNWRFPTYNWDRMQKDNYKWWQQRLQKMADYFDAFRIDHILGFFRIWEIPENQIEGLLGRFNPSLPFSKQELLDRGMWFDYDRLCRPYIRRHFLYDIFGADSDEVIARYLDEYAPNCYNLKPQYNNQKSIEKALATSPDSDRNTILKNDRIKCGLFELVSEVILLEAPNSKGEYFVPRHSMHNTRSYRELDDSSKEKLNKLYYDYFYKRNEEFWASNAMKKLPTIKKATSMLLCGEDLGMVPRCVPEIMNQLGILSLEIQRMPKQPDLEFAHPNNYPYLSVASTSSHDTSTLRGWWEEDSSRSQRFFNNILWNRGNSPFYCETWLVKQIIEQHLHSPSMLAIFPLQDILGLSEKLRYENAQGERINQPANPNNYWRYRMHLCLEDLIEEQEFNAEVKSLIDNSERNKIY; this comes from the coding sequence ATGAATATCTCATTTAACATTTATTACAAAACACATTTTGGACAATCGCTAATATTAGAGATACGACAACCAGATACGGGTTCTAAGTCAATATTAAAAATGAATTTAATTGACGCTGAATCAGGACATTGGCAGGCTGATATTGTTATTCCCGATAGTGTTAAAACAGTTAAATATAGATATTCAATCGAAGACAGTAACAATTCCTTTAAAATTGAAGAATGGGGAGATGACCGCCAAGTTAATGTAGAAGGTGCAAGCAATCACGTTGTTTTTGACTCTTGGCGTTCGGCTTCTGACCCACGTTATGCGTTGTTTAGCAAGGCTATAGGAGAAACAATATTGTCGTATAATAACAGGATAGCACCAAAGCCTAATGTTACTAAAAAGGGAATAAAAGTGATATTCAAAATTGCTATTTCGCGGATTGATAGCAAACATAGGGTTGTGATAACTGGCTCAAATAGAGAGTTGGGGAACTGGGATATTAAACAAGCAGTTGAAATGCACAACCAGAACCACCCTGTTTGGGAAGCTGAAACTTTTGTTAACAATAAAACCCAAAGTATTGAGTATAAATATTGTATAATTGACAGAAAGTCGAAAAAAACAGTGTTTTCTGAAGATGGTGCAAATAGAGTTGTAAATATTAAGGTAAGTGAGTGTAAAGCCTTAGTTATCAATATAAATGATGAACATTTTAACTATCCGACCGAACCATGGAAATGTGCAGGGGTTGCAATTCCTGTATTCTCTTTACGAAGAAAAAATGGTTGTGGCGTTGGTGAGTTTTCGGATATTAAACTGTTGGTTGACTGGGCTTTAAAAACAGGAATGAAAATAATACAAATTCTTCCTGTTAACGATACCATTGCAACACACACTTGGATGGACTCTTATCCATATTCGGGTATTTCGGTATATGCGCTACATCCTATCTATATAAATATCAGCTTGATAGGAAAACTAAAAGCTAAGGTTACGCAGCAAATAATTGACAAACAGAGTCAATACTTAAACGGTCTTGAAAGAGTGGATTATGAGGCTGTAATGCGCTTAAAATCAAGATTTTTTAAACAAATATATGACGAGCAAAAGAGGGCTTTTCTGAAAGAACCCGAATATATTGAGTTTTTTGAAGCAAACAAAGATTGGTTAAAGCCTTACGCGGCGTTTTCATATCTTAGGGATCTGTTTAACACGGTCGATTTTTTACGTTGGGGAAAATATTCGAGCTTCTCTCCCGCTATTATTAATGAAATTTGCGATGCTCAATCGGCTCATTTTGACGATGTTGCAATACATTACTTTATCCAATATCACGCACATAAACAGTTGCTTGATGCTGCCAATTATGCACGAAAAAAGGGCGTTGCACTTAAAGGCGATATTCCCATAGGTATATACAGAAATAGTGTCGATGCATGGGTATCTCCTGAACTGTACAATATTGATGCTCAGGCAGGTGCACCACCTGACGACTTCTCTGTTTCGGGGCAAAACTGGCGGTTCCCGACATACAACTGGGACAGAATGCAAAAAGATAACTACAAATGGTGGCAACAACGCCTACAAAAAATGGCTGACTATTTCGACGCGTTTAGAATTGACCATATATTAGGTTTCTTTAGGATTTGGGAAATACCTGAAAATCAGATTGAAGGATTGCTTGGGAGATTTAATCCCTCTCTTCCATTTAGCAAGCAGGAGCTGTTAGACCGTGGTATGTGGTTCGATTACGATAGATTATGTCGCCCATATATCAGAAGGCACTTTTTATATGATATTTTTGGAGCAGACAGTGATGAGGTAATCGCCAGATATTTAGATGAGTACGCTCCAAATTGCTACAATTTAAAACCGCAATACAATAACCAAAAGAGTATTGAAAAGGCTCTTGCAACCTCTCCCGACAGTGACAGAAATACAATATTGAAAAATGATAGAATAAAATGTGGATTATTTGAGTTGGTATCTGAGGTTATCTTGTTAGAGGCTCCTAACTCAAAGGGAGAATATTTTGTACCTCGACATTCAATGCATAATACTCGTTCATATAGAGAGTTAGACGATTCATCTAAAGAGAAACTTAATAAGCTGTATTATGACTATTTTTACAAAAGAAACGAAGAATTTTGGGCTTCTAATGCAATGAAAAAGCTACCCACAATAAAAAAAGCAACCAGTATGCTGCTTTGTGGCGAAGATTTAGGAATGGTACCACGGTGTGTGCCTGAGATAATGAATCAATTGGGAATATTAAGCCTTGAAATTCAACGTATGCCAAAACAGCCTGATTTAGAGTTTGCACACCCGAACAATTATCCTTATCTGTCGGTGGCAAGCACCTCGTCACATGATACATCTACGTTACGCGGTTGGTGGGAAGAGGATTCTTCTCGATCGCAAAGGTTTTTTAACAATATTCTTTGGAATAGGGGAAACTCCCCTTTCTACTGTGAAACATGGTTAGTAAAGCAAATTATTGAACAGCATTTGCATTCGCCAAGTATGCTTGCAATTTTTCCGCTGCAAGATATATTGGGATTGTCTGAAAAGCTACGCTACGAAAACGCGCAGGGAGAGCGTATAAACCAGCCTGCCAACCCAAATAATTATTGGAGATACAGAATGCACTTGTGTTTGGAGGATTTAATTGAAGAACAGGAGTTTAACGCCGAAGTTAAAAGTTTGATTGATAATTCGGAAAGGAATAAAATTTATTAA